In a genomic window of Actinomycetota bacterium:
- the tig gene encoding trigger factor, whose amino-acid sequence MDYKILDVKKEKDKVTLNLEIQGKYFNKALGKAYKNISQKANIPGFRKGKVPYQVIDTNFGRQYVLNKAASISVSELYPQIIDNANIDPIDYPGVKFKEIADGKPLGVEITIPVEPEIKAPGYDKLEVTAKPAEVTQEEIDSYIDRIREKYSSLEPVDGDDPAKDGDYVTIDFEGMVEGQELEDGKSEDFVLEIGSKTLTPEFEKSIIGMKKGEEKTVEFTLPDNIRRNDLAGKKAEFKVKLKEIKKKVVPEVDKEFLKEAGDYQDKKEFEQEIKKDLSQQKEQARKEEILGQVIEQLIERADIKAPAAMVRNRTEQMKSEFENTLKNQKINKKNYLQATGMDETVLEQQFAQRAEAEIKQYLLFKALEKAEKDKIEPKEEDVKKEADQIIANYSKEEEKKKIEDYLQTPEGKENLLSSIRRRNLMDKLIGSAKVVDKKKESPKKEKKTEEKQGGQTKKLWTPGQK is encoded by the coding sequence TTGGATTACAAAATATTAGATGTAAAGAAGGAAAAGGATAAGGTTACCTTAAACCTGGAGATACAGGGCAAATATTTTAACAAGGCTTTAGGAAAAGCCTATAAGAACATATCCCAGAAAGCAAATATTCCAGGGTTTAGAAAAGGCAAGGTTCCCTATCAGGTAATAGATACTAATTTTGGCAGGCAATATGTTTTAAATAAAGCGGCCAGCATATCTGTTTCCGAGCTGTATCCACAAATAATAGATAATGCCAACATTGATCCCATAGATTATCCCGGGGTAAAATTTAAAGAGATTGCTGACGGTAAACCATTGGGCGTAGAGATAACCATACCAGTAGAGCCGGAGATAAAAGCTCCCGGCTATGATAAGCTGGAAGTTACCGCCAAGCCTGCAGAGGTAACCCAGGAAGAAATAGATAGCTATATAGACAGGATAAGGGAGAAATATTCCTCACTGGAGCCGGTGGATGGAGATGATCCGGCAAAGGACGGGGATTATGTGACCATTGATTTTGAGGGCATGGTGGAAGGCCAGGAATTGGAAGATGGAAAATCTGAGGATTTTGTATTGGAAATAGGCTCTAAGACCCTTACCCCGGAATTTGAAAAATCAATAATAGGCATGAAAAAGGGTGAAGAAAAGACAGTTGAATTTACTTTGCCGGACAATATAAGAAGAAATGACCTGGCTGGGAAGAAAGCTGAATTTAAGGTTAAGCTAAAGGAAATAAAGAAGAAAGTAGTGCCCGAGGTAGATAAGGAGTTCTTAAAAGAAGCAGGGGACTACCAGGACAAAAAAGAATTTGAGCAGGAAATAAAAAAGGATCTCTCCCAGCAGAAGGAACAGGCCCGGAAGGAAGAGATACTGGGGCAGGTAATAGAGCAGCTTATAGAGAGGGCGGATATTAAAGCGCCTGCTGCTATGGTTAGGAACAGAACAGAGCAGATGAAGAGTGAATTTGAAAACACCTTGAAAAACCAGAAGATTAATAAGAAGAATTACCTGCAGGCTACCGGCATGGACGAAACAGTGCTGGAGCAGCAGTTTGCCCAGAGGGCAGAAGCTGAAATAAAACAGTATTTGTTGTTTAAGGCATTAGAGAAAGCGGAAAAAGATAAAATTGAGCCTAAGGAAGAGGACGTAAAGAAAGAAGCTGACCAGATAATCGCCAATTATAGCAAGGAAGAGGAAAAGAAAAAGATTGAAGATTATCTGCAAACTCCAGAGGGTAAGGAAAACCTGCTGTCCTCTATTAGAAGAAGGAACCTTATGGATAAGCTTATAGGCAGTGCTAAAGTGGTGGATAAAAAGAAGGAGTCACCCAAGAAAGAGAAAAAAACGGAGGAAAAACAGGGCGGACAAACTAAGAAGCTCTGGACTCCAGGTCAAAAATAA
- a CDS encoding ATP-dependent Clp protease proteolytic subunit: MNIKNNYLVPMVIEQTNRGERSFDIYSRLLKERIIFLGVGIDDNVANVVMAQMLHLEAEDPEKDIQLYINSPGGVVTAALAMYDTMQFIKSPVSTICIGQAASAAAVLLLAGDKGKRFSLPNSRVLLHQPSGGVTGTTMDVEIHTREMVRIRSLLNDIIAKHTGQDIKKVEKDTERDFILTAEEAKKYGIVDQVIYKK, encoded by the coding sequence ATGAATATTAAAAACAATTATCTGGTTCCCATGGTAATTGAACAGACAAACCGGGGAGAGAGATCTTTTGATATATACTCCCGGCTGCTAAAGGAAAGAATAATTTTTTTAGGAGTAGGCATAGATGATAATGTAGCTAATGTGGTAATGGCCCAGATGCTGCACCTGGAGGCCGAGGATCCTGAAAAGGATATACAGCTGTACATAAACAGTCCCGGCGGAGTGGTAACTGCAGCCCTGGCTATGTATGATACCATGCAGTTTATTAAATCGCCGGTATCTACTATTTGTATTGGGCAGGCTGCCAGTGCAGCAGCGGTACTGCTGCTGGCAGGGGATAAGGGGAAAAGATTCTCTTTGCCCAATTCCAGGGTGTTGCTGCACCAGCCTTCCGGCGGTGTTACCGGGACTACTATGGATGTGGAGATCCATACCAGGGAAATGGTGAGGATTAGAAGCCTGTTAAATGATATAATAGCCAAACATACCGGACAGGATATAAAAAAAGTAGAAAAAGATACTGAAAGAGATTTTATACTGACTGCAGAAGAAGCAAAAAAATACGGTATTGTGGATCAGGTAATATATAAGAAATAA
- the clpX gene encoding ATP-dependent Clp protease ATP-binding subunit ClpX gives MLEKNDKRGNFLKCSFCGKPQNQVKKLIAGPGVYVCDECIGLCNEILEEELGEQQELDFKNLPKPSEIYSILNDYVIGQEAAKKILSVAVYNHYKRIKHGDSAKKDDVELQKSNILLMGPTGCGKTLLAQTLARILNVPFCIADATALTEAGYVGEDVENILLKLIQAADFDIKKAETGIIYIDEIDKISRKSDNPSITRDVSGEGVQQALLKILEGTEANVPPHGGRKHPQQDFIQINTNNILFICGGSFAGLDKIIESRVNKKSIGFIAEKIPGKAEKMDWLFPQAMPEDLLKFGLIPELIGRLPVLATLTSLSEADLVRILTEPKNALVKQYKKIFEMDNVELVIKDDALSAIARLAMTRGTGARGLRSIMEENMTDIMFTIPDESDAKKMVIDAKVIEKKAAPQVVKQPQQELKSKEKLA, from the coding sequence ATATTGGAAAAAAATGACAAAAGGGGTAATTTCCTAAAATGCTCGTTTTGTGGCAAACCCCAGAATCAGGTAAAGAAGCTTATTGCCGGTCCTGGGGTTTATGTTTGCGATGAATGCATAGGGCTATGTAATGAAATACTGGAAGAGGAGCTGGGAGAACAGCAGGAACTTGATTTTAAGAACCTGCCCAAGCCCAGTGAAATATATTCTATTTTAAATGATTATGTAATTGGCCAGGAAGCTGCTAAAAAGATACTTTCAGTAGCAGTTTATAATCATTACAAAAGGATTAAGCATGGAGACAGCGCTAAAAAGGATGATGTTGAGCTCCAAAAAAGCAATATACTGCTGATGGGTCCTACCGGCTGCGGCAAGACCTTGCTGGCACAGACCCTGGCCCGCATCCTTAATGTCCCTTTCTGTATTGCAGATGCAACCGCTTTAACCGAGGCCGGTTATGTGGGGGAAGATGTGGAAAACATATTGCTCAAACTTATACAGGCAGCAGATTTTGATATCAAGAAAGCGGAAACGGGCATAATATATATAGATGAGATAGATAAAATCAGCAGAAAATCCGATAACCCTTCTATTACCAGGGATGTGTCCGGGGAAGGGGTACAGCAGGCATTACTGAAGATACTGGAAGGCACCGAAGCCAATGTCCCTCCCCATGGGGGCAGGAAACATCCCCAGCAGGATTTTATCCAGATTAATACCAATAATATTTTATTTATATGCGGCGGCTCTTTTGCCGGTCTGGATAAGATAATAGAGAGCAGGGTAAATAAAAAAAGCATCGGCTTTATTGCGGAAAAGATTCCAGGGAAAGCGGAAAAAATGGACTGGCTCTTCCCTCAGGCTATGCCGGAGGATTTATTAAAATTTGGGTTAATTCCGGAACTGATAGGAAGATTGCCGGTGTTAGCTACCCTTACTAGCCTCAGTGAAGCAGATTTGGTAAGAATACTGACAGAGCCTAAAAATGCACTGGTTAAACAGTATAAGAAAATATTTGAAATGGATAATGTGGAACTGGTAATTAAAGATGATGCCCTGTCTGCTATTGCCAGGCTGGCTATGACCCGGGGCACGGGAGCCAGAGGGTTGAGGTCTATTATGGAAGAGAACATGACCGATATCATGTTTACTATTCCTGATGAAAGTGATGCCAAAAAAATGGTTATTGATGCTAAGGTGATAGAAAAGAAGGCAGCTCCCCAGGTTGTCAAGCAGCCCCAGCAAGAGCTTAAAAGCAAAGAGAAGTTAGCTTAA